One Brassica napus cultivar Da-Ae chromosome C4, Da-Ae, whole genome shotgun sequence genomic region harbors:
- the LOC106446143 gene encoding LOW QUALITY PROTEIN: zinc finger CCCH domain-containing protein 59 (The sequence of the model RefSeq protein was modified relative to this genomic sequence to represent the inferred CDS: deleted 2 bases in 1 codon) has protein sequence MDEAATAIVSVVQSAKVSVFLNVFYSMSYKAPRRYSNGRKFGVERQQDFAADIAPRRPYENKGPNKWSRNLVWTASDANKPRKNGNTYMSTKPQVSGAGALVSNKQRKDSAYVQRSSSVSDTRGWGSNDKGSPKSKECVCKFWKAGNCKKGDQCSFLHSWTCLPGLVMVAALEGHKKDLKGIALPQGSDKLFSAGSDGTLRIWDCHTGQCVHTINLQAEAGSLICEGPWVFLGLPNAVKAFNVQTSKDLHLNGAVGQVHAITVGNGMLFAGTSSGSISVWKATDSKSDPFTYLTSLEGHHSSEVTCFIVGGQRLYSGSVDRTIKVWDLNTLECTMTLRQHTGAVTSLLCWDQYLISSSLDGSIKVWACSDSGSLKVTNTRRQEQSVHTLCGMSDAEGKPIMFCSYQNGTVSICDLPSFEERGKMFSTNTVGAITVGPEGLLFTGDKSGKLRVWNLAGTKV, from the exons ATGGATGAAGCAGCAACAGCAATCGTCTCTGTG GTACAGTCTGCTAAAGTTAGTGTTTTTCTCAATGTGTTTTATAGTATGAGTTACAAGGCTCCAAGGAGATACTCTAATGGAAGGAAATTCGGAGTGGAAAGACAGCAAGATTTCGCAGCTGATATAGCTCCCAGAAGACCTTATGAAAACAAGGGTCCTAATAAGTGGTCGAGGAATCTGGTTTGGACGGCTTCAGATGCCAACAAGCCAAGGAAGAATGGTAACACCTATATGTCAACGAAACCACAAGTTTCAGGCGCAGGAGCTCTTGTGTCAAACAAGCAGAGGAAGGATTCTGCATATGTGCAACGAAGCTCATCAGTTTCAGACACGAGAGGTTGGGGGTCTAATGATAAAGGCAGTCCCAAGTCTAAGGAATGTGTGTGTAAGTTTTGGAAAGCTGGAAATTGCAAAAAGGGTGATCAATGCTCTTTCTTGCACTCTTGGACTTGCCTCCCTGGATTGGTCATGGTAGCTGCTCTTGAAGGACACAAGAAG GATCTGAAGGGGATTGCACTTCCTCAGGGTTCAGATAAACTCTTTTCAGCCGGTAGCGATGGTACATTGCGAATATGGGACTGCCACACTGGCCAGTGTGTTCATACAATCAACCTCCAGGCAGAAGCAGGGTCTTTAATCTGTGAAGGACCATGGGTTTTCCTTGGCTTGCCAAATGCTGTAAAG GCTTTTAACGTTCAAACCAGTAAAGATTTACATCTTAACGGAGCGGTTGGTCAGGTCCATGCTATAACCGTTGGCAATGGAATGCTTTTTGCTGGGACAAGT TCTGGTAGTATATCTGTCTGGAAAGCAACTGATTCCAAGTCTGATCCTTTCACATATCTCACATCTCTGGAGGGACATCATAGCAGTGAAGTCACATGCTTTATTGTTGGGGGTCAGCGACTATACTCTGGTTCTGTTGATAGAACAATAAAGGTGTGGGATCTCAATACACTGGAATGTACAATGACACTGAGGCAACATACCGGCGCGGTCACGTCGCTCTTATGTTGGGATCAGTATCTCATATCGTCTTCTTTGGATGGGAGCATCAAAGTTTGGGCTTGTTCTGACAGTGGCAGCTTGAAAGTTACTAATACACGCAGACAAGAACAA AGTGTGCATACTCTTTGTGGGATGAGCGATGCAGAGGGCAAACCGATCATGTTCTGCTCTTACCAAAACGGAACAGTCAGCATATGCGATCTACCATC TTTTGAAGAGAGAGGAAAGATGTTCTCGACGAACACGGTCGGTGCAATCACAGTTGGTCCTGAAGGGTTGTTATTCACCGGAGACAAGAGTGGGAAGCTGCGTGTTTGGAATTTAGCTGGCACCAAAGTTTAA
- the LOC106449614 gene encoding mRNA-decapping enzyme subunit 2-like, whose amino-acid sequence REEKTYDVEEDQKVRVPSNELLEDLCIRFVLNAPEEDRQSFERILFLVESAYWYYEDNVVENDPRLKSLPFKGFTCLVFKSCELFSPYLAHIDDIFRDFSSYKSRVPVAGVIILDETYERCLLVKGWKKSSTWSFPRGKKSKDEEDYACAIREVLEETGFDVSELLKKEDYIEFTFRGEQTVRLFIVAGVKDDTAFAPLTKKEISQIVWHPLDRLDDGGVTGLKLYMVAPFLANLKSWISKHPSSVARRPEKPLKSICVWNAKTTTTTTKAERSYNKRASKQSLKFNTLALLPAKEPCSSA is encoded by the coding sequence agagaagaaaaaacatatGACGTCGAAGAAGATCAGAAAGTACGTGTCCCATCGAATGAGCTTCTTGAAGATCTTTGCATTCGATTTGTTCTGAATGCCCCTGAAGAAGATCGACAGTCATTCGAAAgaattttgtttcttgttgaGAGTGCTTATTGGTACTACGAAGATAACGTCGTAGAGAACGATCCTAGGCTCAAGTCGCTGCCGTTTAAAGGGTTTACGTGCCTCGTATTCAAAAGCTGTGAGCTGTTCAGTCCTTACCTTGCTCATATCGATGACATATTCAGAGATTTCAGTTCTTACAAGAGTCGAGTTCCGGTCGCGGGTGTGATTATCTTGGACGAGACATATGAACGTTGCTTGTTGGTCAAGGGTTGGAAAAAATCATCAACTTGGAGCTTTCCGCGTGGGAAGAAGAGTAAGGACGAAGAGGACTACGCTTGTGCTATACGCGAGGTGTTAGAGGAAACTGGCTTTGATGTCTCCGAGCTGCTTAAGAAAGAAGACTATATTGAGTTTACGTTCAGAGGAGAGCAAACAGTGCGGCTTTTCATTGTCGCTGGTGTAAAAGATGATACAGCTTTTGCACCATTGACCAAGAAGGAAATCAGTCAAATCGTATGGCATCCGCTTGATCGGCTTGATGATGGAGGAGTTACTGGTCTCAAGTTGTACATGGTGGCACCTTTTCTCGCAAATTTGAAGTCATGGATATCAAAGCATCCGTCTTCTGTAGCACGGAGACCTGAGAAGCCACTTAAATCAATCTGCGTGTGGAATGcaaagacaacaacaacaacaacaaaagcgGAAAGAAGCTACAATAAAAGAGCCTCGAAACAGTCTCTGAAGTTCAACACATTAGCGCTCTTGCCGGCCAAGGAACCATGTTCTTCAGCTTGA
- the LOC106446144 gene encoding glutaredoxin-C2: MAMQKAKEIVSGNAVVVFSKSFCPYCVRVKELLQQLGAKFIAVELDKESDGSQVQSALAEWTGQRTVPNVFIGEKHIGGCDSVTNLHRDGKLVPMLTEAGAIAATAGTTSA; the protein is encoded by the exons ATGGCGATGCAGAAGGCTAAAGAGATCGTTTCCGGCAACGCCGTCGTTGTTTTCAG CAAGTCGTTTTGCCCATACTGTGTGAGAGTGAAGGAGCTTTTGCAACAATTGGGAGCTAAATTCATCGCCGTTGAGCTCGACAAAGAGA GTGATGGTAGCCAAGTTCAATCAGCTCTGGCAGAATGGACAGGACAACGCACCGTTCCCAATGTGTTCATAGGTGAAAAACACATCGGTGGCTGCGATT CTGTAACAAACCTGCACAGAGACGGCAAGTTGGTTCCTATGTTGACTGAAGCTGGAGCTATTGCTGCAACAGCTGGAACTACTTCTGCTTAA
- the LOC106395904 gene encoding mRNA-decapping enzyme subunit 2-like produces the protein MSSLPSKKILDDLYTRFVVNGPEEEKQSLNRLMFLVESAHWYYEDNVVENDKTLKSLSFGEFTRLLFNNSDALRPHVGYMDMIFRDFFSYKSRIPVTGAIILDETYERCLLVKGWKQSSNWSFPRGKKNTNEEDDVCAIREVLEETGCDVSKLLNKEEYIEITFEGKKRVRLYIVVGVRDDTAFAPQTKKEISQISWFRLDGLESGFAGLKLFEVAPFLASLKSWISKHLSPLSIDKPLKPPLCVWTATKKTTTTITITTTERRYNVKPWRQSLKVNKSAILPALGICS, from the coding sequence ATGTCGAGCCTCCCGTCGAAGAAAATTCTGGACGATCTCTACACTCGATTTGTTGTGAACGGCCCCGAGGAAGAAAAACAGTCTTTGAATCGACTCATGTTTCTTGTAGAGAGTGCTCACTGGTACTACGAAGATAACGTTGTCGAAAACGACAAAACCCTAAAGTCGCTGTCCTTTGGAGAGTTTACTCGTCTCTTATTCAACAACTCCGATGCGTTGAGACCTCACGTTGGATACATGGATATGATATTTAGAGACTTTTTCTCTTACAAGTCTCGAATCCCGGTCACTGGTGCGATTATATTGGACGAGACATACGAACGTTGCTTGCTGGTCAAGGGATGGAAACAATCATCGAATTGGAGCTTTCCACGAGGGAAGAAGAATACgaacgaagaagatgatgtttgcGCTATACGAGAGGTCCTCGAGGAGACAGGGTGTGATGTATCGAAGCTGCTTAATAAAGAAGAATACATCGAGATTACATTCGAAGGAAAGAAGAGAGTGAGGCTTTACATTGTCGTTGGCGTGAGAGATGATACAGCTTTTGCGCCACAAACGAAGAAGGAGATCAGTCAAATCTCATGGTTTCGGCTTGATGGGCTTGAAAGTGGATTCGCTGGTCTCAAGTTGTTTGAGGTTGCACCTTTTCTAGCATCCTTGAAGTCGTGGATATCAAAGCATCTGTCTCCTCTGAGCATTGACAAGCCCCTTAAACCACCACTCTGCGTGTGGACTGCAACAAAGAAGACAACGACAACaataacaataacaacaacGGAAAGAAGATACAATGTAAAACCTTGGAGACAGTCTCTAAAGGTCAACAAGTCTGCAATTTTGCCGGCCTTGGGAATTTGTTCTTGA
- the LOC106449613 gene encoding uncharacterized protein LOC106449613: MSKATLDSFFVFLSLPMSKSKKFSLKLLVDEKRNKVVLAEADHDFVDVLISLLSLPMGKIARLLESHKDLQTVLACYQNLNRSVADMGIEHFETEACKSMLLSPKSSYEIHCRKLKLNMGDTDATKFFICSNYLSDDSTCGHVYSNFNTSTCRCGDRMSTRIFTSEEDQGGEEFGNSVDGVFVNCRSSFIVTDNLKVSVNSIGVIMNVLNDQGYTDFSDLQETLLDIGFEEVLTLLGCFFTTETPLTCAFLMKPCMTLKILSPHLQNSEIVEPSSVFSVKLFVRKFDNEILYAECNSDFIDALLSFLIFPLELICSLSSILGCVENLCRSPCRKASASNFNQVPDYYSCSSNTMFGYLPSPSPVYECFVPRNSSDSWSCQLARQIQWSMDLLIISGDIVKMSPNNPKVISGSSSRCDTGFMKKNTKFIVSNDLNISPMNSFSTIGLLKKMQVNISDLEEQQISISRAELISILRASLVSSSALTNGLSNFLVKKPKRRNLNAIRNIN; the protein is encoded by the exons ATGAGTAAAGCCACACTTGATTCTTTTTTCGTTTTCCTAAGCCTCCCAATGTCTAAAAGTAAAAAGTTTAGTTTGAAACTTCTCGTCGATGAGAAGAGAAACAAAGTTGTTTTGGCTGAGGCGGATCATGATTTCGTGGACGTGCTCATCAGCCTTTTGAGTCTACCAATGGGAAAAATTGCTAGATTGCTGGAGAGTCATAAGGATTTGCAGACAGTCCTAGCTTGTTATCAAAACCTTAACAGAAGCGTTGCAGATATGGGCATCGAACATTTTGAGACTGAAGCTTGCAAGAGTATGTTACTGTCTCCCAAGAGTTCTTATGAGATTCACTGTAGAAAGCTCAAGCTGAATATGGGTGATACTGATGCCACCAAGTTCTTTATATGCTCAAATTATCTTAGTGATGATAGTACTTGCGGCCATGTATACAGCAATTTTAACACCTCAACATGTCGTTGTGGAGATAGGATGAGCACTCGGATTTTTACATCAGAAGAAGATCAAGGTGGAGAAGAGTTTGGAAATAGTGTAGATGGAGTGTTTGTCAATTGCAGATCCTCATTCATTGTGACTGATAATTTGAAAGTATCAGTGAACTCTATTGGTGTTATCATGAATGTTCTTAATGATCAAGGATACACTGATTTTAGTGATCTTCAAGAAACCCTACTTGACATAGGGTTCGAAGAG GTGCTGACTCTTTTGGGATGTTTTTTCACTACCGAAACTCCCTTAACATGCGCGTTCCTGATGAAACCTTGCATGACCCTCAAAATTCTATCGCCGCATCTTCAAAACTCGGAGATTGTAGAACCAAGCAGTGTATTCTCTGTGAAACTTTTTGTTAGAAAGTTTGATAATGAGATTCTTTATGCAGAGTGCAATTCAGACTTCATCGATGCACTTCTCAGTTTTCTGATCTTCCCTCTTGAGTTGATCTGCTCATTATCCAGCATTTTGGGATGTGTCGAAAATTTGTGCAGAAGCCCTTGTAGAAAAGCATCAGCTTCCAATTTCAATCAAGTTCCTGATTATTATAGTTGCAGTAGCAACACTATGTTCGGCTATCTCCCTTCTCCATCACCAGTGTATGAATGTTTTGTTCCTCGCAATTCTAGCGATTCTTGGAGTTGCCAATTAGCCAGGCAGATTCAGTGGTCTATGGATCTTCTCATAATAAGTGGCGATATTGTGAAAATGTCTCCTAACAATCCGAAAGTAATTTCTGGAAGTTCATCAAGATGTGACACCGGGTTTATGAAGAAAAACACAAAGTTCATTGTGTCTAATGATCTGAATATATCTCCTATGAATTCATTTTCTACTATTGGCTTGTTGAAGAAGATGCAGGTGAACATCAGTGATCTCGAGGAGCAGCAAATTAGCATTTCTAGAGCAGAG CTTATCAGCATTCTCAGAGCTTCTTTGGTCTCGTCCTCTGCATTGACCAATGGTCTCTCAAACTTTCTCGTGAAGAAACCAAAAAGAAGAAACTTGAATGCCATAAGAAACATAAACTGA